The following proteins are encoded in a genomic region of Acidobacteriota bacterium:
- a CDS encoding site-2 protease family protein: MTDPEQIDQQYYYDRPAMKPTARTYVRHFALLVITFFTSMVAGVMFPFGPINTLPDDDPQTAAQVLEFIINLPVKYAGLIGSTVNEIVTNPAVLSYGLKFSLSLIFILFCHEMGHYIACRLYRVDATLPFFIPTPPLIGPAGTFGAFIKIMSPMPSRRAVFDIGVAGPIAGFIALIPIALTGVATMEIATPAQVASSQGGLIFSDPIFMRMVAYLFGVDLNFGIGNAFYFAAWVGLLVTALNLIPSGQLDGGHAIYAVFGKSVHKWTGRIAFPVMAILSIFGMYFFNSPSGFLIAIILAVMMRVGHPEPLDQSPLDAKRKVIAFATLVIFALCFVPFPIRIS, from the coding sequence ATGACCGATCCTGAGCAGATAGATCAACAATACTACTACGACCGGCCGGCGATGAAACCGACGGCCCGGACCTACGTTCGGCATTTTGCACTTCTTGTCATTACGTTTTTTACGTCAATGGTGGCAGGCGTAATGTTTCCTTTCGGCCCGATCAACACCTTGCCGGACGACGACCCGCAAACTGCGGCCCAGGTCCTGGAGTTCATCATTAACCTGCCCGTTAAGTATGCAGGATTGATCGGTTCGACGGTCAACGAGATAGTCACAAATCCGGCAGTTCTAAGTTACGGGCTTAAATTTTCGCTATCTTTGATCTTCATACTCTTTTGCCATGAGATGGGGCATTACATCGCTTGCCGACTTTATAGGGTCGACGCGACGTTGCCGTTCTTTATCCCGACGCCGCCGCTCATTGGGCCCGCCGGGACCTTTGGGGCGTTTATCAAAATAATGTCTCCGATGCCGTCGCGACGAGCGGTCTTTGACATTGGCGTCGCCGGGCCGATCGCAGGATTTATCGCGCTAATTCCGATAGCATTGACGGGAGTCGCTACCATGGAGATCGCTACTCCGGCGCAGGTCGCAAGTTCTCAGGGCGGGTTGATCTTTTCGGATCCGATCTTTATGCGAATGGTCGCGTATTTGTTCGGTGTAGACCTCAATTTTGGGATCGGGAATGCCTTTTATTTCGCCGCGTGGGTTGGTCTGCTGGTCACTGCACTTAATCTAATTCCGTCGGGGCAACTCGACGGCGGGCATGCGATCTATGCGGTATTTGGCAAGTCCGTGCATAAGTGGACAGGCCGGATCGCGTTTCCAGTCATGGCGATACTTTCTATCTTCGGGATGTATTTTTTTAATAGCCCAAGCGGCTTCCTGATAGCGATCATTCTTGCGGTAATGATGCGTGTCGGCCACCCCGAACCGCTGGATCAATCACCGCTCGACGCAAAACGCAAGGTCATCGCGTTTGCGACGCTAGTGATTTTTGCACTGTGCTTCGTGCCGTTTCCGATCAGGATCAGTTAA
- a CDS encoding DNA gyrase inhibitor YacG — translation MPQVKCPNCGKEVEFSGNEFRPFCSERCKLLDFGAWADGDYSLPAETADLSDEDIDAIEKAFEESEQV, via the coding sequence ATGCCACAAGTTAAATGCCCCAATTGCGGTAAGGAAGTAGAATTCAGCGGTAACGAATTTAGGCCGTTTTGCTCTGAACGTTGCAAGCTCCTGGATTTTGGAGCATGGGCTGACGGTGATTACAGTCTCCCGGCGGAAACCGCCGATCTTTCGGACGAAGACATAGACGCGATCGAAAAAGCGTTTGAGGAAAGTGAACAGGTATGA